A genomic window from Desulfovermiculus halophilus DSM 18834 includes:
- a CDS encoding TetR/AcrR family transcriptional regulator: MSKRSTFLELKESERAYRRDLILDAAMSLFAERPFHEIGMRDIATEAGISPASIYRYFSSRDDILAEILGHEVSEGSQRQRERLETGRTSLEDIAAGIVDFFMEKEATLQMLNHFLLKEEVDEEAKEKFTAIQIHYLEQFDSVLEAMGCDPDNVRLFSRAFFASLLGIIMSFRNAPDSNSEANKKHVHRLAKLTATIFTKGMP, encoded by the coding sequence ATGAGCAAGAGATCGACCTTTTTGGAGCTTAAGGAAAGCGAACGGGCCTACAGGCGGGACCTTATACTGGATGCAGCCATGAGTCTGTTCGCCGAAAGGCCGTTTCATGAGATTGGAATGCGGGATATCGCCACTGAGGCCGGGATCTCTCCGGCCTCCATCTATCGCTACTTTTCCAGCCGGGACGATATTCTGGCCGAGATCCTGGGGCATGAGGTCTCAGAGGGCAGCCAACGGCAACGGGAGCGGCTGGAAACCGGGCGCACCTCCCTTGAGGATATTGCTGCCGGGATCGTGGACTTCTTTATGGAAAAGGAAGCGACCCTGCAGATGCTGAACCACTTCCTGCTCAAGGAGGAGGTGGACGAGGAAGCCAAAGAAAAGTTCACCGCCATCCAGATCCATTACCTGGAGCAGTTTGACTCTGTTCTGGAGGCCATGGGGTGCGATCCGGACAACGTCCGGCTTTTTTCCCGGGCTTTTTTTGCCTCTCTGCTCGGAATCATCATGTCCTTCCGCAATGCGCCGGACAGCAATTCAGAAGCGAACAAGAAGCATGTGCACCGCTTAGCCAAGCTGACAGCCACCATTTTCACTAAAGGCATGCCCTAA
- a CDS encoding CGGC domain-containing protein, whose amino-acid sequence MTAIGLFRCRTNETKCPLTNCFRSLFSRSQGFSGYEHTELAGVFTLQEELEANLDLARILKSKGAEAIHVATCAFARKGEDKTWHLGGGFVDNVDDLCAAIAQETGIPCIKGSAHLPEGYTPDVFRP is encoded by the coding sequence ATGACTGCTATTGGTTTATTCCGGTGCCGCACCAACGAAACCAAATGCCCATTGACCAATTGCTTCCGCAGTCTCTTTTCTCGAAGCCAAGGGTTTTCCGGATATGAGCACACCGAACTGGCCGGCGTGTTCACTTTGCAGGAGGAGCTGGAAGCGAATCTGGACCTGGCCAGGATCCTGAAGTCCAAAGGGGCTGAGGCCATTCATGTGGCAACCTGTGCCTTTGCCCGCAAAGGTGAGGACAAAACCTGGCATCTGGGAGGCGGATTTGTAGACAACGTGGACGATCTCTGTGCAGCCATAGCCCAAGAAACCGGAATCCCATGCATCAAGGGATCTGCTCACCTTCCGGAAGGATACACTCCCGATGTCTTTCGCCCGTAG
- a CDS encoding cereblon family protein, which produces MSEDRSGSGEQALSRDMQPVIPGSYAFFRSDGSRELSEAAQKETLAGEDRGNALVCVLCGQVVTWKGERISVSGKHAHVVFNPAGIVFELGCFRAAPGCVAQGRSSLEFTWFQGYAWQIGLCRQCRAHLGWRYQGGQEGDVFFGLILGRLLEKSP; this is translated from the coding sequence ATGAGTGAGGACCGATCAGGATCCGGGGAGCAGGCTTTGTCCCGGGACATGCAGCCGGTGATTCCAGGCAGCTATGCCTTTTTTCGGTCCGACGGTTCCCGGGAGCTGAGTGAAGCAGCCCAAAAGGAGACCTTGGCGGGGGAGGACCGGGGCAATGCCTTGGTATGTGTTCTGTGCGGGCAGGTGGTGACCTGGAAGGGGGAACGGATCAGCGTTTCCGGCAAGCATGCCCATGTTGTTTTCAACCCGGCCGGCATTGTGTTTGAGCTGGGATGTTTTCGAGCAGCCCCGGGCTGCGTTGCCCAGGGCCGGAGCAGCTTGGAGTTTACCTGGTTCCAGGGGTACGCCTGGCAGATAGGCCTGTGCAGGCAGTGCCGGGCTCATCTGGGATGGCGTTACCAGGGAGGGCAGGAAGGAGACGTCTTTTTCGGCCTGATCCTGGGCCGGCTGCTGGAAAAGAGCCCTTGA